The genomic interval TGCCGTAATGCCGGGAAATGGTCCGTATCCAGCTGTTCATGCCAGTTCACAAAGCTGGCGGCGCTCTCTACCGTAAAGGGCATGCGGTAGATGTAGGGCGACTGGCTGTTCTCCAGCAGTAATACTCTTTTCCGGCCTATAAACTGGGTATGGAAGATGTGCGACATGTCTATGTCGTAATGCATGTGGGCAATGGAGCCAGCTCCTCCTACAAACAACATCGGGTATTTTTTAAGGAAACCGGAGGCCAGCTCGTCCGGCCAGGTAAAATCCTGTACCAGCTGCGGTGCATGCTGAAAGATGTTAAAAAGGAAGATCCGCAATTGTACGGGCCCCTTTTTGACCATGTCGAGGTATTCTCCGAAAGAGATGTAGGCGTCGGCCCCGTTTACCAGGGTCCTGGCCCCCGCCCTTTCGTTGTTGTACAACCCGACGGTCTGCTGCCCGACAATGGATTTGAAATAATCCCAGGTCCATTTTTCATAGGCCGGCCAGTCCCTGCTCAGACCTGTGATCACCACTGGTTTCCTTGGCTCATAATACTGTTTTCTGAATACTTCCGCAGAAATACTCTCTACGCGATCTATGGAGGTTAAATGCATAAAGAACAAACATTAAGGAGTTCTGAAACAATAAATCCTTTAGACTTTATGATGAGGCTTCGTTGCCTGATGGTAACTGTACGCTGGGTCTGGCAAATCCCGCAATAATAATGCCGCGTCTGTTAGTTCAGCGGGGGTAAGTTCCATGTCCATTTCGGGTTTCCCGTTCCCGTCGCCGAACACAGGAAGTTATGGGTCTTCTGCGGCCATCGTTAACAAAAAAAGAGACCTGCCAAGGGTCTCTCTTATTATTTTACAGACAGCATTATGCTATACTTTAATTATCAGTCATTTAAACTAAATAAAGAATCTACGAATTCCTCCTTGTTAAATACCTGCAGGTCTTCCATCCTTTCGCCTATACCAATGTATTTTACCGGTATTTTGAACTGGTTGGCAATGGCCAGTACCACACCGCCTTTGGCGGTACCGTCCAGCTTAGTGATGGCCAGCGCGGTTACTTCAGTGGCTGCGGTGAAATGACGGGCCTGTTCCAGCGCGTTCTGCCCGGTAGAACCATCCAGCACCAGCAGTACTTCATGAGGCGCATCCGGTAGCACTTTTTTCATCACACGT from Chitinophaga filiformis carries:
- a CDS encoding cupin-like domain-containing protein; this translates as MHLTSIDRVESISAEVFRKQYYEPRKPVVITGLSRDWPAYEKWTWDYFKSIVGQQTVGLYNNERAGARTLVNGADAYISFGEYLDMVKKGPVQLRIFLFNIFQHAPQLVQDFTWPDELASGFLKKYPMLFVGGAGSIAHMHYDIDMSHIFHTQFIGRKRVLLLENSQSPYIYRMPFTVESAASFVNWHEQLDTDHFPALRQAKALTTILEHGDTLFMPGGYWHHMEYIDSGFAMSLRALDETLAGKLNGLYHLVGLRGMNNLLIRLAPEWWYHYKRKVARKRAERLLRTEFVIE